The Zavarzinia compransoris genome has a segment encoding these proteins:
- a CDS encoding SDR family NAD(P)-dependent oxidoreductase has translation MGRVQDKVVMITGAGSGAGRADARMLAREGAKIIATDANFETAQATAAEIGGGAVALPLNITREEDWVAAFAAAKEKFGHVDVLVNNAGILIQASLEYMSLEDWQKTLNVNVTGYYLGCKHGILNMKEKGGNIINMGSVTSHLGSPNYFAYAAAKSAVVSLTRSVNAHAKTGGYAIRCNALCPDGILTPMVLAQMGLPPDADVEMIKQSPMGHRFCYPEDVANLVLFLASDESRFISGADIAIDNGNFRYTEF, from the coding sequence ATGGGTCGCGTACAGGACAAGGTGGTGATGATCACGGGTGCGGGCAGCGGGGCCGGCCGGGCCGATGCCCGGATGCTGGCGCGCGAGGGCGCGAAGATCATCGCGACCGACGCCAATTTCGAAACCGCGCAGGCGACCGCCGCTGAAATCGGCGGCGGTGCCGTCGCCCTGCCCCTGAACATCACCAGGGAGGAGGACTGGGTGGCCGCCTTCGCCGCCGCGAAGGAGAAATTCGGCCATGTCGACGTCCTGGTGAACAATGCCGGCATCCTGATCCAGGCCTCGCTCGAATACATGAGCCTCGAAGACTGGCAGAAGACGCTGAACGTCAATGTCACCGGCTATTACCTCGGCTGCAAGCACGGCATCCTCAACATGAAGGAAAAGGGCGGCAACATCATCAATATGGGATCGGTGACGTCGCATCTGGGCAGCCCCAATTATTTCGCCTATGCCGCGGCGAAATCGGCGGTGGTCTCGCTGACCCGCAGCGTCAACGCCCATGCCAAGACCGGCGGCTATGCCATCCGCTGCAATGCGCTGTGCCCGGACGGCATTCTCACCCCCATGGTGCTGGCGCAGATGGGCCTGCCGCCGGATGCCGATGTCGAGATGATCAAGCAATCGCCCATGGGGCATCGCTTCTGCTATCCGGAGGACGTGGCGAACCTCGTGCTGTTCCTGGCCTCGGACGAATCCCGCTTCATCTCGGGTGCCGATATCGCCATCGACAACGGCAAT